The segment TGGCGGCCTTCGGGGTTGCCGAAGAAGTCTTCCTTCTGGCAGTCCTCGATGATGTTGCCCTTGTCCATGAAGATCACCCGGTTGGCGACCTTGCGGGCAAAGCCCATCTCGTGGGTCACGCACATCATGGTCATGCCTTCGTGGGCCAGCTCGACCATCACGTCCAGTACTTCGTTGACCATTTCAGGGTCCAGCGCCGAGGTGGGTTCGTCGAACAGCATGACGATCGGGTCCATCGACAGCGCGCGGGCGATGGCCACGCGCTGTTGCTGGCCGCCGGACAACTGGCCGGGGTGCTTTTTGGCGTGGGCACCAAGGCCGACGCGGTCGAGCAGGGCCAGGCCCTTCTTGGTGGCTTCGGCTTCACTGCGGCCGAGCACCTTGCGCTGGGCGATGGTGAGGTTTTCGGTGATGGTCAGGTGCGGGAACAGCTCGAAGTGCTGGAACACCATGCCCACCCGCGAACGCAGCTTGGGCAGGTTGGTCTTGGGGTCGGCGATGGAGGTGCCGTCGACCACGATGTCGCCCTTCTGGAACGGCTCCAGCGCGTTGACGCACTTGATCAGGGTGGACTTGCCCGAACCGGACGGCCCGCACACCACCACCACTTCACCCTTCTTGACCTCGGTGCTGCAGTCGGTCAGCACCTGGAAGTCCCCGTACCACTTGTTGACGTTCTTGATGGAAATCATACGGTGATCCTTTTTTGCAGGCGCTTGACCAGCCACGAAGCGGAGAAGCTGATGATGAAGTAGACGACACCGGCGAAGATCAGGAACTCATGGGAGCGCCCGATGATGTCGCCGTTGGCACGCGAGGAGTTGAGGAAGTCGACCAGGCCCACGGTGTACACCAGCGAGGTGTCCTGGAACAGGATGATGCTCTGCTGCAGCAGCAGCGGGGTCATCTTGCGAAACGCCTGGGGCAGGATGATCAGGCGCATGACCTGGCCGTAGGTCATGCCTAGGGCCTGGGCGGCGCCCATCTGGCCCTTGGAGATCGACTGCACACCGGCACGCACGATTTCGCAGAAGTACGCCGCCTCGAACATCATGAACGCCACCACGCACGAGGTGAACGCACCGACCGGGGTGTCTTCGCCGGTGATCCAGCGCAGCACGAACGGCACCGCCAGGTAGAACCAGGTGATCACCAGCAGCAGCGGGATGGAGCGGAAGTAGTTGACGTAGGCACCGGCGATATTGGCCAGCAGCTTGCTCGACGACAGGCGCATCAGGGCCAGCACGGTGCCCAGGGCGATACCGCCGACCACGCCCATCACCATCAGTTGCAGGGTCAGCAGCATGCCTTCCCACAGCGCCGGCAGGGCCGGGATGATTTCGCTGAAATCCATGTCCATTTACTTGCCCCCCACGGAAATCAGGCCAGGCACGGCGACTTTCTTCTCGACCATGCGCATCAGCAGCATCAGGCCCATGTTCAGGGTGAAGTAGATCAGCGTGGCCAGGGTGAATGCCTCGAACAGGTTGGCGGAGAACTCGGCCGTCTGTTTGGTCTGTGCCAGCAGCTCCATCAGGCCGATCAACGAGGCTACCGAGGAGTTCTTGAACACGTTGAGAAATTCGGAGGTAAGCGGCGGGATGATGATCCGGTAGGCTTGTGGCAGCAGCACGTTGCTGTAGATCTGCGACAGGCTGAAACCCATGGCACGGGCAGCGGCTTCCTGGCCGCGCGGCAGCGCCTGGATACCGGTACGCACCTGTTCGCACACCCGGGCAGCGGTAAACAGGCCCAGGCAGATGACCACGCTGATCAGTGCCGAGGTGGTCGGGTTGAGGTCTTGCTTGAACCACTCCTGCAGGCCTTCGGGCAGCAGGTC is part of the Pseudomonas fakonensis genome and harbors:
- a CDS encoding amino acid ABC transporter permease, encoding MNYNWDWGVFFKSTGVGSETYLDWYITGLGWTIAIAISAWIIALLLGSVLGVMRTVPNRLVSGIATAYVELFRNVPLLVQLFIWYFLVPDLLPEGLQEWFKQDLNPTTSALISVVICLGLFTAARVCEQVRTGIQALPRGQEAAARAMGFSLSQIYSNVLLPQAYRIIIPPLTSEFLNVFKNSSVASLIGLMELLAQTKQTAEFSANLFEAFTLATLIYFTLNMGLMLLMRMVEKKVAVPGLISVGGK
- a CDS encoding amino acid ABC transporter ATP-binding protein produces the protein MISIKNVNKWYGDFQVLTDCSTEVKKGEVVVVCGPSGSGKSTLIKCVNALEPFQKGDIVVDGTSIADPKTNLPKLRSRVGMVFQHFELFPHLTITENLTIAQRKVLGRSEAEATKKGLALLDRVGLGAHAKKHPGQLSGGQQQRVAIARALSMDPIVMLFDEPTSALDPEMVNEVLDVMVELAHEGMTMMCVTHEMGFARKVANRVIFMDKGNIIEDCQKEDFFGNPEGRHERTQHFLSKILQH
- a CDS encoding amino acid ABC transporter permease; this encodes MDMDFSEIIPALPALWEGMLLTLQLMVMGVVGGIALGTVLALMRLSSSKLLANIAGAYVNYFRSIPLLLVITWFYLAVPFVLRWITGEDTPVGAFTSCVVAFMMFEAAYFCEIVRAGVQSISKGQMGAAQALGMTYGQVMRLIILPQAFRKMTPLLLQQSIILFQDTSLVYTVGLVDFLNSSRANGDIIGRSHEFLIFAGVVYFIISFSASWLVKRLQKRITV